Proteins encoded together in one Ciona intestinalis chromosome 1, KH, whole genome shotgun sequence window:
- the LOC104265357 gene encoding transmembrane protein 8B-like, which produces MYIGVAILLISLCFQTTYVDGTVYEEKTQVLTSIGSKRLRQFNGVGDQEVFFWRIENAVDRISMILHGSVSQSGGGISVNCPDTHVQVVLRKGGIPIPNPLGAKLPENTFVWTDGVIYSGSFVVSATEGSQNELYVNLTTNQTGDYFAAAYLPIDSQHIGVDGLTKDCRYFASLEVIVVNAFNTSTTIASVDEITTHPNSIFLSRKQRNLFDVLFTTSNDTYIIKYNESTRFFWDINSLSDSGGTVKINIKSPEALGSNEAIFGCLKPGFSSNGECGNNDTIFINNSLPGAQYSWYLPFPHSGQWFIDVKLACEASACENISQKIELSVNIITCINSCQSNKGHGSCGLYRSDELLFGACKCKVGWKGLDCSDGSTALSYNTQLLYTLLLTMSNLLFLPCVCLAVYRKYYTEALVYFFVAFMSSFYHACDQPGQVVYCLMPYETLQFSDFLSSLTAIWFTLIAVAKFPLSIEAFFHVLGCLAFAVVISFDRFNLWTVVVPAIIAVAFVIFSWVRQCRINKECYPGKKKTLVSIVPGIICAGTGLILYAFVETKDNYYIVHSMWHILMALAVLFLLPVGPKRLNLSYNVVGDASFTSQSPPLTLSQNETNIRFTPYGGSSSSLNL; this is translated from the coding sequence ATGTATATTGGAGTTGCAATATTACttataagtttatgttttcaaaCTACGTATGTGGATGGGACAGTTTATGAAGAAAAAACCCAAGTTTTAACGAGTATCGGTTCAAAACGACTTCGGCAATTCAACGGAGTTGGGGACCAAGAAGTTTTTTTCTGGAGGATTGAAAATGCTGTTGATAGGATCTCTATGATCCTTCATGGAAGTGTGTCACAGTCAGGCGGGGGTATCTCGGTAAATTGCCCGGACACTCATGTACAAGTTGTGCTCCGAAAAGGGGGGATACCAATTCCTAACCCCCTTGGTGCAAAGCTACCAGAAAATACTTTTGTGTGGACAGATGGCGTGATTTATTCTGGAAGTTTTGTAGTTTCAGCAACTGAAGGGTCACAGAATGAGCTTTATGTCAatttaacaacaaaccaaACAGGAGATTACTTTGCTGCAGCCTATTTACCAATTGACAGCCAACACATTGGTGTTGATGGCCTAACTAAAGATTGCAGATACTTTGCAAGTTTAGAGGTTATTGTTGTGAATGCTTTTAATACATCAACAACAATAGCTTCTGTTGATGAAATTACAACTCACccaaattcaatatttttgagCAGAAAGCAACGAAAtttatttgatgttttatttacaacatcTAATGACACATACAtcataaaatacaatgaatCCACCAGGTTTTTCTGGGATATTAACTCACTTTCTGACTCTGGAGGAACTGTGAAAATAAACATCAAGTCCCCTGAGGCACTTGGTAGTAATGAGGCTATTTTTGGATGCTTAAAACCTGGGTTTTCATCCAACGGGGAATGCGGCAATAACGacacaatatttattaataacagTCTCCCTGGAGCCCAATATTCCTGGTACCTTCCATTCCCACATTCAGGGCAGTGGTTTATAGACGTCAAGCTAGCCTGTGAGGCCTCTGCGTGTGAGAACATATCGCAAAAGATAGAACTGTCAGTGAATATAATAACTTGTATTAACTCATGTCAGTCAAACAAAGGGCATGGATCATGTGGTTTATATCGAAGTGATGAGTTGTTATTCGGTGCTTGTAAATGTAAAGTAGGTTGGAAAGGCTTGGACTGCAGTGATGGTTCAACAGctttaagttataacacacaGTTGCTGTATACGCTACTTCTTACTATGAGCAACCTTCTGTTTTTACCATGTGTATGTCTGGCTGTTTATAGGAAATATTACACTGAAGCtctagtttatttttttgttgcatttatGTCAAGTTTTTACCACGCATGTGACCAACCTGGCCAAGTGGTCTACTGCCTTATGCCCTATGAAACTTTACAGTTTTCTGACTTTTTAAGTTCCTTGACAGCTATTTGGTTTACGCTTATTGCTGTAGCTAAGTTTCCGTTAAGTATTGAAGCTTTTTTCCATGTGTTAGGTTGCCTTGCCTTTGCTGTTGTAATTTCATTTGACCGATTCAATTTATGGACTGTTGTTGTGCCTGCAATTATTGCTGTTgcatttgttatattttcatGGGTGAGACAATGTCGTATAAATAAGGAATGTTATCCTGGTAAAAAGAAAACTCTTGTTAGCATTGTACCTGGTATTATATGTGCTGGCACAGGGCTTATACTTTATGCATTTGTAGAAACAAAGGATAATTACTACATAGTGCACAGTATGTGGCATATTCTTATGGCACTTGCAGTGTTGTTCTTATTACCAGTTGGCCCTAAGCGATTAAACTTATCATATAATGTAGTTGGTGACGCTTCTTTTACATCACAGTCACCACCTCTTACCTTATCACAAAATGAAACCAACATAAGGTTCACACCATATGGGGGGAGCTCATCTAGCTTAAacctttaa